From the Natronogracilivirga saccharolytica genome, one window contains:
- a CDS encoding nicotinate phosphoribosyltransferase, whose protein sequence is MGIRDISHPGLYTDLYQLTMSQGYFRTGMHKKPACFDYFFRQAPFGGQFVVFAGLADLLEVLESYRFSKDECNWLLDKGFDREFCDYLSGYRFDGTVISVREGEIVFPAEPVLTVSGSMLSCQLIETLLLNILNFQSLIATKARRLKLACGDRKLIDFGLRRGQGTGAIAASRAAAIGGVSATSNVLAGYRHNIPVSGTMAHSWIQCFDSELNAFQKYADMYPDTSILLVDTYDSVGSGIPNAITVAKELEERGNRLLAIRLDSGNPLELSRKARAMLDDAGLDYVAIAVSDQLDEGRIVSLMRDKAPIDYFGVGTRLITGHPDGALSGVYKMSWFGDRPTMKYTDEPSKRSLPGIKSLSRVSDEDGTFRHDIISLKKTGSSDPEADSDGPDGRDSVNTQQFIRKLVMQNGKITKTTTDLSAIAGFSSERTDRVPEPVKRLSNPACYDIRINQSIANLIDKLKQKV, encoded by the coding sequence ATGGGAATAAGGGACATATCGCACCCCGGCTTGTATACCGATCTGTATCAACTGACAATGAGTCAGGGATACTTCAGGACGGGAATGCATAAAAAGCCGGCCTGTTTTGACTACTTTTTCCGGCAGGCTCCATTCGGGGGGCAGTTTGTCGTATTCGCAGGCCTGGCTGACCTGCTGGAAGTGCTGGAATCCTACCGGTTCAGCAAAGATGAGTGCAACTGGCTGCTGGACAAAGGATTTGACCGCGAGTTCTGTGATTATCTTTCCGGTTATCGTTTCGACGGAACCGTCATCAGTGTCAGGGAAGGAGAAATCGTTTTTCCGGCTGAACCCGTACTCACTGTTTCGGGCTCGATGCTTTCCTGTCAGCTGATAGAAACCCTGCTGCTCAACATCCTCAACTTTCAATCGCTTATTGCCACAAAAGCCCGCAGACTCAAACTTGCCTGCGGTGACCGGAAGCTGATCGATTTCGGCCTTCGGCGTGGACAGGGGACCGGAGCAATTGCCGCATCGCGCGCGGCCGCCATCGGAGGCGTCAGCGCCACTTCCAACGTGCTTGCCGGCTATCGTCACAACATCCCTGTTTCGGGAACCATGGCACACTCCTGGATCCAGTGTTTTGACAGCGAGCTCAACGCTTTCCAAAAGTACGCCGATATGTATCCGGATACGTCCATCCTGCTTGTAGATACATACGACTCGGTCGGCTCAGGCATTCCGAATGCGATCACGGTCGCAAAGGAACTGGAGGAACGCGGCAACCGGCTGCTGGCGATCCGTCTGGACAGCGGCAACCCTCTTGAGCTGTCCCGCAAGGCCCGGGCGATGCTGGACGATGCCGGTCTCGATTATGTGGCCATTGCTGTTTCTGACCAGCTGGATGAAGGCCGGATTGTATCATTGATGCGTGATAAAGCCCCGATAGATTATTTCGGAGTTGGTACCCGGCTTATTACCGGCCACCCTGACGGGGCTCTGAGCGGGGTGTACAAGATGAGCTGGTTCGGAGACCGCCCAACGATGAAGTATACTGATGAGCCATCGAAACGAAGCCTTCCCGGTATCAAAAGCCTGTCCCGCGTGTCTGATGAAGACGGTACTTTCCGCCACGATATCATATCACTGAAAAAAACCGGCAGCAGTGATCCCGAAGCAGACAGCGATGGTCCTGACGGACGGGATTCCGTCAATACGCAGCAGTTTATCCGAAAGCTCGTGATGCAGAACGGCAAAATCACAAAAACCACCACCGACCTTTCCGCTATCGCAGGTTTCAGCTCAGAAAGAACAGACAGGGTTCCGGAACCTGTAAAACGATTAAGCAATCCGGCTTGTTATGACATCAGAATCAATCAAAGCATTGCAAACCTTATAGATAAACTGAAGCAGAAAGTGTAA
- a CDS encoding energy transducer TonB — protein MRLIHSIDRRDQVYYFRIQIAVITSLIVFIMLFRFWPDFEQSDQDLSERFSNEELIDQDFVIARQEVTVQRDAPPVPRPDVTVPDDEVVDVEYDLDLNGMDDGDLAPFAEDPGPAEIVGQPDQPPSVRRIVEPVTPSAARRDGLRVEVIVSYVVSETGEVEEAEIEDLRVFNEETGQFESVSETGYGFREITLRAARQWRFNPAMYQGEPVRSTTSHRFTFGS, from the coding sequence GTGAGGCTTATTCATTCCATAGACAGGCGAGACCAGGTTTATTATTTCCGAATTCAGATAGCCGTAATCACATCATTGATTGTGTTTATTATGCTGTTCCGGTTCTGGCCTGATTTTGAACAATCGGATCAGGATTTGTCGGAGCGCTTTTCAAATGAAGAGCTGATTGACCAGGATTTTGTCATCGCACGGCAAGAAGTGACCGTGCAGCGTGATGCTCCCCCGGTTCCGCGGCCTGATGTTACCGTTCCCGATGATGAAGTGGTCGATGTGGAATATGATCTCGACTTGAATGGTATGGATGACGGCGACCTGGCCCCGTTTGCTGAAGATCCCGGTCCCGCTGAAATTGTCGGACAACCTGACCAGCCTCCCAGTGTCCGCAGGATTGTCGAACCGGTTACTCCTTCGGCTGCGCGACGGGACGGTTTGCGTGTGGAGGTTATTGTTTCTTACGTGGTATCGGAAACCGGAGAGGTTGAAGAGGCAGAAATCGAGGATCTCCGGGTTTTTAATGAAGAAACCGGGCAGTTTGAGTCGGTTAGCGAGACAGGATACGGCTTCAGGGAAATTACGCTTCGGGCCGCCAGGCAGTGGCGGTTTAACCCCGCCATGTATCAGGGCGAACCGGTAAGGTCCACGACCAGCCATCGCTTTACATTTGGCAGCTGA
- a CDS encoding DUF5723 family protein, which produces MNLRKGILLPVLLTIAGLIFQPGYCAFAQGMHTTATSMALGGGGSAYVPGYHAAFVNPANLMLPERDTRITLGVLGGVRSSAGGSLVNISLYNKHFTKGHVLDSDRVMDISDDWFGTSRNAMGYAGADVSVVPLGASYRRDRMAFSSAIRARTLSSARMSKGFFELALTGLSSKVFKDPKNVDLSGEFLGMWEWSFGYAMEVWRNSERFEPGAQRIYAGIAPKLLFGMGYARIGLESSLQVTGQNQGQARVHHEFDYKLLTVGNLTDDLEAYYQERRVRGNEDALLSDFVDDDSFSDLGGVFGTGLGLDLGATWEWYRGDIDLPVIGSGPQIIRASFSITDIGAISFDDNAGEFRAADTFDWEGVTVDFDYIDREHDGDVLDYLEYVVKDSIGSDIYGNFSSRETSSHRIGLTPAFTFGGAVTMGKLGVMLDIGKGINNRGVNSRRFYTALGSQYMLINAIPLRFGIRAGGGSSVNLSFGTGVDVRNFEFSFSVMTTPGSERRGGNIGAALSGFVVRF; this is translated from the coding sequence ATGAATCTGCGAAAAGGCATATTGCTCCCGGTGTTGCTGACGATTGCCGGGCTGATATTTCAGCCCGGGTACTGTGCTTTTGCGCAGGGAATGCATACCACTGCCACAAGTATGGCCCTTGGCGGGGGCGGCTCGGCTTATGTGCCGGGTTACCATGCTGCCTTTGTAAATCCGGCCAATCTCATGCTCCCGGAGCGCGACACACGCATTACACTGGGTGTGCTGGGTGGTGTTCGTTCCTCTGCCGGCGGCAGCCTCGTCAATATATCACTCTACAACAAGCATTTCACAAAAGGCCATGTCCTGGATTCCGACCGGGTTATGGATATTTCAGATGACTGGTTCGGTACATCGCGCAATGCCATGGGATATGCGGGAGCCGATGTCAGCGTTGTGCCGCTTGGTGCAAGTTATCGCCGGGATCGTATGGCCTTCAGTTCTGCCATACGTGCCCGGACTCTCAGCAGCGCCCGCATGAGCAAAGGCTTCTTTGAACTGGCGCTGACCGGACTCAGCTCAAAGGTATTCAAAGATCCCAAAAATGTTGATCTGTCAGGTGAGTTCCTTGGAATGTGGGAGTGGTCTTTCGGATATGCCATGGAGGTATGGAGAAATTCGGAACGTTTTGAGCCCGGTGCACAGCGTATTTATGCCGGGATTGCACCCAAACTCCTTTTCGGAATGGGTTATGCCCGTATCGGACTGGAATCGTCCCTGCAAGTCACCGGTCAGAATCAGGGTCAGGCCAGGGTGCATCATGAATTTGATTACAAGCTGCTGACCGTGGGAAATCTTACGGATGACCTGGAGGCCTATTACCAGGAAAGGCGTGTCAGGGGGAATGAAGACGCCCTGCTCTCCGACTTTGTCGATGACGATTCGTTCTCGGATCTGGGCGGTGTGTTTGGCACCGGATTGGGACTGGATCTGGGTGCTACCTGGGAATGGTACCGGGGAGACATCGACCTGCCGGTCATAGGCTCGGGTCCGCAAATTATCAGAGCCTCTTTTTCAATCACGGATATCGGAGCTATCTCCTTTGATGATAATGCCGGTGAGTTTCGTGCCGCTGATACCTTCGACTGGGAAGGAGTGACCGTTGACTTTGACTATATCGACAGGGAGCATGACGGTGACGTGCTGGATTATCTCGAATATGTCGTCAAAGACAGTATCGGCAGTGATATTTATGGCAACTTTTCATCCAGGGAAACAAGCAGTCACCGGATTGGGTTGACGCCTGCATTCACCTTCGGGGGAGCAGTAACCATGGGGAAGCTGGGTGTGATGCTCGATATCGGGAAGGGAATCAACAACCGGGGTGTAAACAGCCGGAGATTTTATACGGCACTGGGCAGTCAATATATGCTGATCAATGCCATTCCGCTGCGTTTTGGAATCAGGGCCGGAGGCGGTTCAAGCGTCAATCTGTCCTTCGGAACCGGGGTTGATGTAAGAAATTTTGAATTCAGCTTCAGTGTAATGACAACCCCGGGGTCGGAGCGCAGAGGAGGCAATATCGGTGCGGCCCTGAGCGGATTCGTCGTCCGGTTCTGA
- the pncA gene encoding bifunctional nicotinamidase/pyrazinamidase has translation MNSALLIVDTQNDFCPGGALAVPEGDRVVPVINQLTGKFRNIILTQDWHPAGHHSFASSHSAKEPFDEVTMDYGRQVLWPDHCIQGTKGAEFHPDLNVESAQLIIRKGFRKEIDSYSGFFENDHQTATGLAGYLKERDVETLYIAGLAADFCVKWTVLDARKLGFQVHVVKDAVQGLDVNGSLDQAWHEMSASGAHFIESKQLLA, from the coding sequence ATGAATTCAGCTCTTTTGATAGTTGATACTCAAAATGATTTCTGCCCCGGCGGCGCACTGGCTGTGCCTGAGGGAGACCGGGTCGTACCGGTTATCAATCAGCTCACCGGAAAATTCCGGAATATCATTCTTACCCAGGACTGGCATCCTGCCGGACATCACTCCTTTGCCTCATCTCACAGCGCCAAAGAACCTTTTGATGAAGTGACCATGGACTACGGCAGACAGGTACTCTGGCCGGATCATTGCATCCAGGGGACCAAAGGCGCCGAATTTCACCCCGATCTGAATGTCGAATCCGCCCAGCTTATTATCCGCAAGGGGTTTCGCAAAGAAATTGATTCCTACTCCGGGTTTTTTGAAAACGATCATCAGACGGCAACCGGACTTGCAGGATATCTCAAAGAAAGAGATGTTGAAACACTTTATATCGCTGGATTAGCAGCAGATTTTTGCGTAAAATGGACTGTCCTGGATGCCCGGAAACTGGGCTTTCAGGTACATGTTGTAAAAGATGCGGTACAGGGCCTTGATGTGAACGGGTCGCTGGATCAGGCCTGGCACGAGATGTCCGCGTCAGGGGCTCATTTCATTGAATCCAAACAACTTCTTGCGTAA
- a CDS encoding NAD(P)/FAD-dependent oxidoreductase, which translates to MEKFDVIVIGGGLAGLATAAQLIEKNKKLRILVHEAREVGQGASGVPGAMVNPATGQRARIAWNAESCMHMLEERLKRVSAYTDEKLWTRNGVLRPAIDEALSENFRNALKRSRWPKGWVEWLQPDAVSGLVPRLKDQSGGLFIRKGMVVQTPEYLNACVRYLQEQGVQFQYGGPYQLERERNWTLTSFKKQATAPTVILTAGYKSRENKYWNELPLNSVKGQLAIYECQENVSDLPAISAYGYIAPISRNRLVVGSTYEHHFHDENPDDQGAGLLDQKLNELLPDLYTKCRRIGQWSGIRATTPDRIPLVGEHYSEKGLYIFAGLGSKGLLYSECIAAGLAEHLIRGEKLPKELSLFRFSKLRDLREQAAEE; encoded by the coding sequence ATGGAAAAATTTGATGTCATCGTCATCGGCGGTGGATTGGCCGGACTTGCAACGGCAGCACAGCTTATTGAGAAAAACAAAAAACTCCGGATACTGGTACACGAAGCCAGGGAAGTTGGTCAGGGAGCGTCCGGAGTACCCGGGGCAATGGTAAATCCCGCTACCGGACAGAGGGCCCGGATTGCCTGGAATGCAGAGAGCTGCATGCATATGCTCGAGGAGCGGCTGAAGCGTGTTTCAGCATACACAGATGAAAAGCTGTGGACCAGGAACGGTGTATTGCGTCCTGCCATAGATGAGGCTTTGAGTGAAAATTTTCGTAATGCGCTGAAGCGCTCCCGCTGGCCGAAAGGCTGGGTAGAGTGGCTCCAGCCGGATGCCGTTTCCGGTCTCGTCCCCCGCCTGAAAGATCAATCGGGAGGGCTCTTCATACGAAAGGGCATGGTAGTGCAGACTCCGGAATATCTCAATGCCTGCGTCAGATATTTGCAAGAACAGGGAGTTCAGTTTCAATACGGCGGACCCTACCAGCTGGAGCGTGAACGTAACTGGACCCTTACCAGCTTCAAAAAACAGGCAACGGCTCCGACTGTCATCCTAACCGCCGGCTACAAAAGCCGTGAAAACAAATACTGGAATGAACTGCCGCTGAATTCCGTCAAAGGCCAGCTCGCCATTTATGAATGCCAGGAAAATGTGAGCGACCTGCCGGCGATATCTGCCTACGGTTATATCGCACCGATCTCCCGCAACCGTCTGGTCGTTGGAAGTACCTATGAACACCATTTCCATGACGAAAACCCGGATGATCAGGGTGCCGGCCTGCTCGATCAAAAACTCAATGAGCTTCTGCCCGATTTATACACCAAATGCCGCAGAATTGGTCAGTGGTCCGGCATCCGCGCCACGACACCCGATCGTATTCCTCTGGTCGGAGAGCACTATTCCGAGAAAGGCCTTTACATTTTCGCCGGACTGGGTTCCAAGGGCCTGCTTTACTCCGAATGCATTGCCGCCGGGCTGGCCGAGCACCTGATCCGCGGAGAAAAGCTGCCTAAAGAGTTATCCCTTTTCAGGTTTTCCAAACTGCGGGACCTCAGGGAACAAGCGGCTGAAGAGTAA